The nucleotide window TAACATTTAGAACTAAGCTCTCTGAAGCGCCTTTTATAGTGGAAATAACTTCTTTCAAATTGTTAGACATTTCATTAAGATTAGTAGCTAAATCGCCAACTTCATCATTGCTCATAACTTTGATTGCTGTTGTTGATATATCTCCATCAGCAATCATTTTTGTACGTTCAATTAGCTCTGAAATGGGCTTTGTTTTTCTTCTAATAAGATAAAGTGTAAAGATAGCAGCTAAAATTAATGGAATAGAGCCCAATAATATACCATCCTTCACAACCGTCCAAGTGCGATTCGTTAGTATATCAGCATTAAAGTCAATTACATTGATTGCAATAATTTCTTTTGTCGGGTCATGGTCCTTAAAAATAGGTGCATATCCCGAAATTCGTTTTATGCCACCATATTCATAAATCTTAGAATAGGTGGAGTGTTTCATGTCTACTAACATTTGAATAGCTGCTTGGTCAATATAAAATGTATCGCCAACTTTAAAACCGCGATCCTTTAAATGATCATCTAAAGCGAGAATTTCACCATCAAGACTGAGGATATAATGGGTTTCAAAAATATCCTTATGTTGTGTAGTCCAATTTAATTTTTGACTAATCTCCTTGTTCCTATTACCATTTAATAAATCTACTGTATCACCTGGCTCTAATAAACCTGTTGTAATGCTTGCACAACCGTATGCCTCAACGCCCGCTGCTTCGTAAAGGCTATCATAAGCTGTTTTATATGTAGTAATTGAAGTAATAACCATTGATAAAAATATAACACCTATAATAATGGCTCCTAATTTCCATGTTAATGTCCTTCTCATTGGTCGCTCCTTGTTTTTAAAAGTTTAATATAAAATTTATCTATTTAAATGAATTCATAATTTGTGACATATGACCTATTGCTTTTGTGGGTCTTCCGCAGCTTTTGGTGATTGGTGCAAAATTAATAAGATCTCCATATTAACATTGGTTAACAACATTTTCTAATAAAATACTAAAATACGATATGAAGTTTGTCACATAAACATAGTAAAAATCAAAATAAAATCAAAAATATTTTAATTAATTTAATTTTTTGAGTAAATGTTTAAGATTCTAATTTATTATTTTTTATAAAAAAATATATTATTTAATATCTAATATCCTTTGCCAAATGTCTAGTGTAGAATGGTAGTATATACCCATAAAAGAAACTTGAATTGACATTGGCAAAGAGGGTGTTTATTTTGAATGGGTTAACATCTAATATCCGTTATCTATATAGGGAAAATGCCTTTATTATTAATATATCAATAGTTTTATTGGTTATAGCCACATTTTTCCGCCAGCAGCTATATGGAATTTTTGGCGAGGAAAATTATCTGGGCATTCATTTAGTTATTGAATTTTTTATTATTTCTATAGCGTTTGTAATCGCAATTCAGTCATGGAGAACATTTCCTTTTATATTATCGAGCTCAAGATTGTGGATTGGCGCATTATTTTTCTCGGTTGGTTTACTAGAGATTGCACATGCCCTTACGTATAAAGGCATGCCGTTCTTTATTTCAGAAAGCTCATCCTATAAGGCTACTTGGCTTTTCTTAATTGGACGGTTGACTCAGGTAATTGCTATGTTGGCAATTGTATCCTCAAAAGATCGAATAATTAAAGAACAACAAAGATGGATCATTTACCCCCTCGCTTTTGTCTACTCTTTTAGTTGGATTATTGCAATATACTTGCCAACACCTTTGCTACCAGAACTTGTGCAGGAAGGCGTTGGTACAACATTCTTAAAAAACGTACTGCAGTATGGCGGAATGCTATTTGAGTTTATGATCATTTATGCTGTACTGTTTAAGCTTAAATCTAAGGAAATTGTAAATTTAATGTTAGTTATTGCATCGATTTACTTGATACTAGCAGATTACTTTTTTACTACGTATGAAAGCGTATTTGACTTTAAAAATTTTCTTGGGCATTTGTTTCAATTAGCAGGTTTCTACTTTATGCAACGTGCGGTTTACTATTATTCTGTAGAACAACCCTTTTTATTACAAAAGGAATCTGAACAACAGTTACGGCAGCATGAAAGATTTCTTGAAACAATTACATCGCATATGGGGGAAGGGCTCATTGTTATCGATGCGTCTGGAAAGTTAACGTATATGAATCTTGAAGCAGAGCGTATTTTACAGTGGTCACAAGAAGAATTGTTAGGGAAAAATGTCCAAGACTATATTCATTGGAGAGATGATAGAAAACTACCTTATGTGGAATGCCCTACAAGAAAGGTATATCGGAGTAGTGATGATTATTTTATTCGAAGAAATGGTGTGAAGTTTCCGGTTTCATATGTTGTTAGTCCTTTTAATGAACAGGATGAATCTGAGTTAACGGGTTCAATTATCGTTTTTAGAGATATTTCTAGAATGAAACAAGATCAGGATAGAATTCAATATATGGCATTTCATGATGAATTAACGAAATTGCCGAATATCCGCTTGCTTAAAAATAAATTAACCGCAATGATTGTACAAAATCCGAAACAAAAGGCAGCCATTTTTGTGCTAGATGTCGATCGATTTAAAAATATTAATCAAGCACTTGGATATAGTTTTGGAGATTCAATTCTTCAAGCTGTTGCAGAGCGTTTAAAGGAACAGCTGCCTCAAAATATTATTTTGTATAGATTAACCGGTGATGAATTTGCACTTATTTTAGAAGATTTCAAGCAGGTGGAAACAACTGTGGGCCAAGTTCAAAAATCTTTGAGTGAGCCTTTGCAAGCCCAACATTTATTATTAAATGTTACGATGACAATTGGTATCGCTATTTATCCAGAACATGGTGTGGAGGTTGAGGATCTCCTTCAGCATGCTAATATGGCACTTATGGAAGCTCAACAATTAAATAAAACTTTTCAAATATATGAACCTTCTATGGATGGAAAAGCATATGATCGCTTAGTTTTCGAAAATGATTTATACCAAGCTCTCGCTAAAAATGAACTTCATGTCGTATATCAGCCGCAGGTTGACATTCAAACAGGTGAGATTCTAGGGTTAGAGGCGTTATTGCGCTGGCATCACCCGAAATACGGTTGGGTATCTCCGGCAAAGTTTATACCGATAGCGGAAGATACGGGAGCGATTATTCCAATCGGTGAGTGGGTGTTACGAACTGCATGCAAACAATTAAAGCAATGGCATGAACAAGGTTTTCCAACGCTAATGGTGGCTGTTAATCTATCGATACGCCAATTTTACCAACAAAATCTAGTAGGGACAGTCCGGCAAATATTAAAGGAAACAAACCTATCGCCTGAGTTTCTTGAAATTGAAATTACTGAAAGCATGATGATGGATGTAGAACATACAATGAAAACATTGCAATCTCTAAAGACACTAGGCATCCAGATTTCGATTGATGATTTTGGAACGGGCTATTCCTCATTATCGTATTTAAAGCATCTTCCTGTAGACAGACTAAAGATTGATCAGTCCTTTGTTCGTGATCTTCTCAATAACAATGAAGATACAACGATTGTTTCGACGATCATTTCAATGGCCCGTCATCTTAACCTTGAGGTAATTGCTGAAGGAGTAGAATCTATACAACAAAAAGAAATTTTGCAAAGCCAACATTGCCATCAAGTTCAGGGGTATTTGTATAGTCCACCGCTTGCACCGGAAAAGCTTACAGAACAATTTGCAGATCTTCAATCTCAAATAAGAGAAAGTGTTACCGAAACAGTTTAGAATAGATTTGGCTCCTAGTTGATTTTTAAAGTCTAGGGGCCATTTTTATTGTTTAGTAATTTGTAGTAGACCAATAATGACTTCAACTAGTCGTGCACTCATGTAACTAGAAAAAGGTAATGCCATGGGCTTTTACTTTCACATGAAAATAAAGAAAACCACATAATTTGCAAGAGACAAAATACGTGGTTTATTAATACTGCTTCTACATCGTAATACTTCGCTCACAAATGGCTTCGACATCTAGTTGATCATGTGTCACCATTAAACAGGAGATGTTAGCCTTTTTCAAGATATCTTGCAATTCGCTACGAATTGCGGCCTTTAAATTTGCATCTAAATTGCTAAAAGGCTCGTCCATTAACAGAACAATTGGTTTTGGTGCAAGTGCACGTGCAAGTGCTATTCTTTGTTGTTGCCCACCGCTCAGTTCATGAGGATATCTATTTTCATAACCAGACATATGAACGAGATCGAGTACTTCCTTTAACTGTGCCAGTCGTTCGCCACGTTTAAACCGGTGCAGAGCAAACAGGATATTGTCTTTTACAGTCATATGAGGAAAGAGGGCATAATCTTGAAAGACCATGCCAACGCCTCTATTCTCTGGCTGAATAAAGGTTTTTTCATCGACAACGGTTTTCTCCGAAAGGATAATTGTCCCTTTGCTAGGTAACTCCAAGCCAGCAATTAACCGTAATAGTGTACTTTTCCCACTTCCACTTGGACCTAGGATTCCTACAATTTCACCTTGTTTCATTGAAAAGTCAAAATCTTTGATGATAGGCGCCTTCGCACGAGAATAAGCAAATGAAAGATTACGAACTTCAACAACATTCATTACTTCTTCACCTTCTTTCCGATAAACTGAAATACAATTACTGATAGCATACTAATCATGATAATCATCAGTGAGGGAATTGCAGCTTCGTAAATTTGTTCATCGTTTGCATATTGATACGCCTTTGTAGATAATGTTTCAAAGTTAAATGGCCGCAATAATAAAACGAGTGGAAGCTCTTTGCATATCTCCACAAATGTTAAAATAAATCCACTGATAAAAGCCCCTTTAATTAGTGGTAGATCTACCTTGAAAAATGATTTTGTAAGGCTATGTCCAAGCATTTTGGAGGCTTCGTTATATTTATTACCGATCTTTTCAAACCCTACTTCAACGGCATTATAGCCCGTTGCCATAAACCGGATTGCATACCCGACAATAAGCATTACAAGTGATAAGCTGAGGATTAATGGCGATTCTCCTAAACCCATTAAAGCATATAAAGGGGCTAACCATTGATCAAAATAGATAAACATCGCAAGTACACCAATTGCAATAATCGCACCAGGTATTGAATAACCGGTTGTTACCAACTTCGCTAAGATAAACGAAAATGTCGATCTTGATCTGCAAACATTTGCTACTATACCTGAAATTACGATTATAATTAAGGTAGATAACACTGCAACATAAAGCGTTTGAAACATTAATTGTATAAACGAATCATTCCATACTTTTAGAAACGTTAATTTAGCCCATGCAATAAGTTGAATCGTTGGAATAAGAAATCCTAGTAAAAGTACGATAGAACAGTAGGTGGGGGCTGCAAAAGCTGAAAACCCTTTTAGTTTCATCGGGATAATAGGCCTAGACCTATTGTTTAATTGATAGCTTTTTCGTTGTCTTAGTATTCTTTCTAAGAAAAACATACCAACTATAACCACCATTAACCAAGCAGCGAGTCTCATGGCCGAATCTACATCGTACAGGCCAAACCAGGTGTGGAATACTGCTGTTGAAACAGTATAAATTCCAAAATAGCTTGTTACACCATAGTCACTAAGAACTTCATAAATAACTAAAACAACACCACCAACAATCGCTGGTCTTGAAAGGGGGAGAATAATTTTATAAAAAATTGCTAATGGTTTCCTGCCAAGTAGTCGCGCATTTTCAAAAAATGCAGAGCTTTGGCTTTCTAGGAATGCTTTCGTAATAATATAAACATAAGGATAAAGAAACAAGGTGAAAACAAAAATAGCTCCTTCTAATGATGAAAGAGAAATCAATTGAGCATCAATTTGGTAATTAAATTCATTGCGCAGCGTTTTTTGGACGACTCCAGTATAGCTCAACATCGTATTATATGTGTAAGCTGCTATATAAGGAGGAATCGCTAACGGTAAAATAAGAGCCCAATTGAAAAATCGTTTAAAACGAAATTCATATGCTGAAACTAACCAAGCGAGTGTTACGCCTAAAAATGCTGTTAGTAAACCTGTAATTACAACTAATAAAACAGTATTCGATATATATTCTGATAATAAATATTTTTTTATGTGCAACCAGTTTTCATTTGGCTCTTGGAATAGGGAGAAAAATACAAACAAGATAGGCAGCAGTATAATTACTGCCGCCAAAATACTAATCAACCACCATGCGTTATACTCTTTTTTTATATAGCGCATTATTGATTGAATATTCATTCTTACTTCCAACCAGCTTCATTAAATAGTTCTAATGCTTTTTTGTTATGTGCACCTAATGTATCGAAATTAAGTTCTTGCATTTTAAATTCTCCCCATGACTCAAGTAATTCAGGTTTTTTAGCGTCTGGATTAACCGGGAATTCAAAGTTATTCGCAGAAAGAAACTCTTGTGCTTCAACACTTGTTACATACTCAATTAGTTTAATCGCATTTTCTTTATTTTTACTATGTTTCGTTAAACCGATACCACTAATATTAACGTGCGTTCCAGTTGTTTCTTGGTTGGGGAAGATAATCCCTAGTCCATCTGCAACTTTAACTTCTTCTGGATCTTCTGAGTTAGCAAGTAACCCAACATAATACGTATTCATCACGGCAACATCACCAGTTCCAGCCGCAATTGCTTTTGCCTGATCACGATCTCCGCCTTCTGGATCTCGTGCAAAATTACTAACTACACCTTTTGCCCATTCTGCTGCTTTTTCTTCACCATTTAATTCAATGAAAGATGCAAGTAATGATTGGTTATATAAGCTTGTTGAAGAGCGAATCAACAATTTGTCTTTCCACTTTTCATCAGTTAGATCTTCGTATGAAGAAATTTCCTCAGGGTTTACACGGTCCTTTGCATATACAATGACACGAGCTCTAGTTGCCATACCGATCCAGTTGTTGTCAATGTCACGAAACTGTGCTGGAACGTTTTGTTCAATTACATCTGAAGATACGGGTTGAAGAACGTTATTTTGCTTTGCGTTTGCAAGAACGCCGCCATCAACCGTAATAAATAAGTCTGCTTCCGTACTTTCACCTTCACGCTTTAAACGTTCAATAAGCTCTTCTGCTTTACCTTTTACAACATTTACTTTAATTCCTGTTTCGTTTGTAAAGTTTTCAAATACCTTATCATCTGCTTCGTAATGTCTAGCTGTGTAGATATTGACAACTTGATCAGTTGCTTTCTCATCAGCATTTTCTGTTTTTTCTGTTGCTGTTTTATTTTCTGGTGTTGGACTTTCATTTTCTGTACCGCAACCAACTAAGGTAAATGCTAATAATAAGAATAAAATAAAGCTAAATAATTTCTTATGTACCATAGTTTCCACTCTCCTCATAGTAATAATGATAATGAGAATTATTATCATTTATTTATCTAACATTATTTTATAAGTAAAAACACAAAATAGTCAATCTTTTTTTAAAAAAATACCGCTTCATCCATTAAATCCTTAATATATCTAGAAATTAATTCGTCCTTTATATTATTAAACCAACCGAACAAGTAAAAAAAGCCTGCCATCAATGATACATTTTGTATCGATGGCAGGCTTAGCGAAGATACTTTTTAATTTAGAAGCGGTGTGTCTACGATTAACGAACGCCTTTCATATACTTTTGAATGATCGGGGCTACTAAGAATAATAGTATACCAAGTGCGATTGCAGCGCCACCGATTACACCAAAGTATTGCATTTCTGTTTCTGGGGAATAAAACTTAACAATCTGTGCATTAATAGCTTGAGCTGCGGCGTTTGATAAAAACCATAAGCTCATTGTTTGTGCTGAAAATGCAGCAGGTGCAAGCTTTGTTGTGGCCGACAGTCCAACTGGTGATAAACACAATTCACCAAGCACAACTATGAAATAACTAAGAACTAACCATAATGGATTTACTAATGAGTCCGCTCCACCAAAGTAAGCGGGTAAAAGAATTACAAGAAATGATAATCCAGCAAATAATAAACCTAAAGAGAACTTTTGAGGTATTGAAGGCTGGCGTTTACCTAGCTTTACCCATAACCAAGCAAATACTGGAGCTAAAATGATAATAAATAGTGGGTTTAGAGATTGGAACCATGCAGGCGAAATTGTAATGCCTGCAAACTCAAGCTGTGTCCGCTTGTCTGCATAGTTAGCAAGAATAGTTGCACCTTGTTCTTGAATAGCCCAAAACATTACAGACGCAATAAATAGCGGAATATAAGCAAGAATACGTGAACGTTCTACTTCTGTAGTTTTCGGGCTGCGATACATAACAATGAAATAAACAGTAGGGATTAAAATACCTAAAATACCAACTAAGCTAATAAAGGTTGTAATTGTTAAATATCCCATTGGAATTGTGATTGCAAGCAGTATTCCAATTACAGCTG belongs to Bacillus sp. Marseille-P3661 and includes:
- a CDS encoding Fe(3+) ABC transporter substrate-binding protein codes for the protein MVHKKLFSFILFLLLAFTLVGCGTENESPTPENKTATEKTENADEKATDQVVNIYTARHYEADDKVFENFTNETGIKVNVVKGKAEELIERLKREGESTEADLFITVDGGVLANAKQNNVLQPVSSDVIEQNVPAQFRDIDNNWIGMATRARVIVYAKDRVNPEEISSYEDLTDEKWKDKLLIRSSTSLYNQSLLASFIELNGEEKAAEWAKGVVSNFARDPEGGDRDQAKAIAAGTGDVAVMNTYYVGLLANSEDPEEVKVADGLGIIFPNQETTGTHVNISGIGLTKHSKNKENAIKLIEYVTSVEAQEFLSANNFEFPVNPDAKKPELLESWGEFKMQELNFDTLGAHNKKALELFNEAGWK
- a CDS encoding ABC transporter ATP-binding protein encodes the protein MNVVEVRNLSFAYSRAKAPIIKDFDFSMKQGEIVGILGPSGSGKSTLLRLIAGLELPSKGTIILSEKTVVDEKTFIQPENRGVGMVFQDYALFPHMTVKDNILFALHRFKRGERLAQLKEVLDLVHMSGYENRYPHELSGGQQQRIALARALAPKPIVLLMDEPFSNLDANLKAAIRSELQDILKKANISCLMVTHDQLDVEAICERSITM
- a CDS encoding peptide MFS transporter, whose translation is MSKYTKEEIVNSVPQKGFFGHPKGLFTLFFTEFWERFSYYGMRAILLYYMYYEISKGGLGLDETVALAIMSIYGSLVYMSGIIGGWLADRLLGTSRAVFYGGILIMLGHIALAIPGTLSMFFVSMVLIVLGTGLLKPNVSSVVGDIYAEKDDRRDAGFSIFYMGINMGGFLAPLIVGEVGMKYSFHLGFAIAAVGMFLGLVIFIVTKKKNLGLAGTTVANPLSSTERKKVFTSFLIAAAVIGILLAITIPMGYLTITTFISLVGILGILIPTVYFIVMYRSPKTTEVERSRILAYIPLFIASVMFWAIQEQGATILANYADKRTQLEFAGITISPAWFQSLNPLFIIILAPVFAWLWVKLGKRQPSIPQKFSLGLLFAGLSFLVILLPAYFGGADSLVNPLWLVLSYFIVVLGELCLSPVGLSATTKLAPAAFSAQTMSLWFLSNAAAQAINAQIVKFYSPETEMQYFGVIGGAAIALGILLFLVAPIIQKYMKGVR
- a CDS encoding bifunctional diguanylate cyclase/phosphodiesterase; this encodes MNGLTSNIRYLYRENAFIINISIVLLVIATFFRQQLYGIFGEENYLGIHLVIEFFIISIAFVIAIQSWRTFPFILSSSRLWIGALFFSVGLLEIAHALTYKGMPFFISESSSYKATWLFLIGRLTQVIAMLAIVSSKDRIIKEQQRWIIYPLAFVYSFSWIIAIYLPTPLLPELVQEGVGTTFLKNVLQYGGMLFEFMIIYAVLFKLKSKEIVNLMLVIASIYLILADYFFTTYESVFDFKNFLGHLFQLAGFYFMQRAVYYYSVEQPFLLQKESEQQLRQHERFLETITSHMGEGLIVIDASGKLTYMNLEAERILQWSQEELLGKNVQDYIHWRDDRKLPYVECPTRKVYRSSDDYFIRRNGVKFPVSYVVSPFNEQDESELTGSIIVFRDISRMKQDQDRIQYMAFHDELTKLPNIRLLKNKLTAMIVQNPKQKAAIFVLDVDRFKNINQALGYSFGDSILQAVAERLKEQLPQNIILYRLTGDEFALILEDFKQVETTVGQVQKSLSEPLQAQHLLLNVTMTIGIAIYPEHGVEVEDLLQHANMALMEAQQLNKTFQIYEPSMDGKAYDRLVFENDLYQALAKNELHVVYQPQVDIQTGEILGLEALLRWHHPKYGWVSPAKFIPIAEDTGAIIPIGEWVLRTACKQLKQWHEQGFPTLMVAVNLSIRQFYQQNLVGTVRQILKETNLSPEFLEIEITESMMMDVEHTMKTLQSLKTLGIQISIDDFGTGYSSLSYLKHLPVDRLKIDQSFVRDLLNNNEDTTIVSTIISMARHLNLEVIAEGVESIQQKEILQSQHCHQVQGYLYSPPLAPEKLTEQFADLQSQIRESVTETV
- a CDS encoding ABC transporter permease, which codes for MNIQSIMRYIKKEYNAWWLISILAAVIILLPILFVFFSLFQEPNENWLHIKKYLLSEYISNTVLLVVITGLLTAFLGVTLAWLVSAYEFRFKRFFNWALILPLAIPPYIAAYTYNTMLSYTGVVQKTLRNEFNYQIDAQLISLSSLEGAIFVFTLFLYPYVYIITKAFLESQSSAFFENARLLGRKPLAIFYKIILPLSRPAIVGGVVLVIYEVLSDYGVTSYFGIYTVSTAVFHTWFGLYDVDSAMRLAAWLMVVIVGMFFLERILRQRKSYQLNNRSRPIIPMKLKGFSAFAAPTYCSIVLLLGFLIPTIQLIAWAKLTFLKVWNDSFIQLMFQTLYVAVLSTLIIIVISGIVANVCRSRSTFSFILAKLVTTGYSIPGAIIAIGVLAMFIYFDQWLAPLYALMGLGESPLILSLSLVMLIVGYAIRFMATGYNAVEVGFEKIGNKYNEASKMLGHSLTKSFFKVDLPLIKGAFISGFILTFVEICKELPLVLLLRPFNFETLSTKAYQYANDEQIYEAAIPSLMIIMISMLSVIVFQFIGKKVKK